The genomic stretch CTCTCTTTTAGGCCAACCGGTACAGCGTCGAGAACTTGCTGATGGGACAGAAGAATGGATTTATTTTCATAAAAATCAAAGCCTATTAAGAAAGACGCCTTTTATCGGCGATAAGTTCGGTCGAGAAGAGTTCGACCTCGTCATCATTCACATCAAGGCAGACATTGTCAAATCATGCACATACCGACTTTTAACAGAAGAAGATTTTAAGAGTTCAGGCATCAAGTCAGACCATCAACTCCATGCGGAATAATTACGATAAGGCTCGAAGCAGGCTAGTAGAAGAACAACTCATCCCCCGAGGCATTACCAGCCCTGCAGTTATACACGCCATGCAGACCGTGCCTCGTCACATGTTCGTTGACGATGCCCTGCATGGTCAAGCCTATGGCGATTTTGCCCTGCCAATCGGGGAAGGACAAACCATATCACAACCCTATATCGTAGCCCTGATGACCCAGGCGCTGGCCTTGACACCCACTTCAAGAATTCTTGAAATCGGCACAGGCTGTGGCTACCAGACTGCCATTTTGTCACTCATCTGCGAGAAGGTTTACACTGTCGAACGCATCAAAGCTCTGTTCATTAAAGCCCGTCGTAATTTTGACCGCCTGCACTACCTGAACATCCTCTACAAACTCGATGACGGCAGCTTAGGATGGCAGGAACACGCCCCCTTTGATGCGATTATTGTCACTGCAGCAGGCCCGGAAATCCCCAGCGCCCTGGTGGATCAACTTGCCGACCCCGGCATTATGGTGCTCCCCGTTGGGGAAAGACAAAGCCAGGAGCTTACCGTTATCAAGAAACAAGATGGCGTCACCACCCAAGAAGTTATCGAACATGTACGTTTTGTTAGGTTGATAGGCGAGCAGGGATGGCAGACCTGAATAGTTACCAAAATTACAGATAAAGAATACAACGTGACAGAAAACAGATCGAAACAATCCTGGAAAGACAGTATTTTCAATGGCCCTGGCCCCAAGAACCTTAAAGAAGCTGTAGTTTTGCTCAGCAAGGGAATTGCCATGGGCTGTGCCGACCTGGTTCCAGGTGTTTCGGGCGGAACCGTAGCGCTTATCACAGGCATTTATGCCGATCTGCTTAAAGCGATAAGTTCCGTGGGGGACGGTTTAAAACAGTTTGCCACGCTACAGTTCAAAGAGGGGCTTTCGACAATTCACATCCGCTTTCTGTTCTGCTTAATGCTGGGAATCGGCTTGGCCATTGTCGGACTCGCCAGCTTGATGCACTTCCTTTTAGAACAGTATCCCATACCGACCTGGGGTCTGTTTTTTGGCTTAGTTGCTGCCTCAATTTTCGTGGTTGGCACCGAGGCTAATGTCTGGAGGAGTGGTCTTGCGCCCTTTTTTATTGGCACAATGCTGGCCTATCTGGTCGTCGGGATGATACCGGTTTCAACGCCAGAAGCGCTTTGGTTTATCTTTCTCGCAGGCATGATCGCGATTTGTGCCATGATCC from Desulfobulbaceae bacterium encodes the following:
- a CDS encoding protein-L-isoaspartate(D-aspartate) O-methyltransferase gives rise to the protein MRNNYDKARSRLVEEQLIPRGITSPAVIHAMQTVPRHMFVDDALHGQAYGDFALPIGEGQTISQPYIVALMTQALALTPTSRILEIGTGCGYQTAILSLICEKVYTVERIKALFIKARRNFDRLHYLNILYKLDDGSLGWQEHAPFDAIIVTAAGPEIPSALVDQLADPGIMVLPVGERQSQELTVIKKQDGVTTQEVIEHVRFVRLIGEQGWQT
- a CDS encoding DUF368 domain-containing protein, which gives rise to MGCADLVPGVSGGTVALITGIYADLLKAISSVGDGLKQFATLQFKEGLSTIHIRFLFCLMLGIGLAIVGLASLMHFLLEQYPIPTWGLFFGLVAASIFVVGTEANVWRSGLAPFFIGTMLAYLVVGMIPVSTPEALWFIFLAGMIAICAMILPGISGAFLLLILGKYQFITGALKNPFVTDNIVIIAIFCTGCATGLLGFSRFLSYMMDKHRGATMALLTGFMLGSMRKIWPWKEILESITVRGKVHVLSTKNIIPTAFDSELVITAALALTGFIVVITLQKMTRAD